The DNA sequence GTCCTCCGGCTGGAGCAGTTCCTCGACCTGCAGCAGACCCTCCTCGCGGTTGCCGGCGACGCCGACGCGCTCCCCGAGCGCCTCGTGCACGCCGTCGCCGTCTTTCTCGGCGTCGAAGGGACGGCGGTCGGGATCGTCGAGGACGGCCGCTACCGCCTGCTGGCGACGCACGGCCTCGACCCCGCGTACCGGGCGCGCTTCGACGGACTCGCCGCCCACGACGAGGCCGTCGGCGCCGCGCTGGCCGAAAGCCGGCCGGTCGTGCTTCCCGCCGCCGGTGACACGGACCCCGGCCCCACCCTCCTGCTGCCGTTCGGCACGCTCGCGCCGCCCGGTGACCCGAGCGGCGCGCTCGCCGGCGCGCTGCACGTGATACCGCCGGCGGCTGGTCTCCCGGACGAGGACGTCAACCTGGCGCAGGCGATCGCCGTGCTGGCGGGTGTGGCGCTCGCGAACGCGCGGCAAGCCGGGCGCCTCGCGCGTATCGCGCGCCTGAAGGGCGACGCGCTGAGCACCATGGCGCACGACCTGCGCGCGCCGCTGAACGCGCTCATCGGCTACACGAGCCTGCTCGGCGAAGGGGCGTTCGGCGCGCTCACCGAGGAGCAACGCGAGGTGGCGGCGACGCTCGAGCGACAGGCAATCGAGCTCGTCGACCTGCTCGGCGCGACGCTCGACGTGGCACGGCTCGAGACCGGTCGGCTCCCGCTGCGCATCGAGACGTTCGGGCTGCCGGACGTCCTCGCGGCGCTCGGGGCGGGCACCTTCGCCCGCGCGAGCCAGGACGGGCTGATCGTGTGGCGCGCCGCGCCCGACCTCCCCCCGCTCCGCAGCGACCGGGTGAAGGTCAAGGAGATCGTGCAGAACCTGGTCGACAACGCGCTCAAGTACCACGCGGGGCGCGGCGTGGAGGTCGACGTCGGGCTCGCCCCGGATGCGGGACGAGTGCGGATCACGGTCCGCGACCGGGGCCCTGGCATCGCCGCCGAGGTGCTGCCGCGCCTCTTCGAGCCCTTCAGCCCGGGCGACGGCCGCAGCACCGGCTTCGGGCTCTACATCGTGCGCTGCCTCGCCGAAGCGCTCGGCGGGCGCGTCGCCGCCCGCAGCGAGCCCGGCGAGGGCACGGCGGTCACGGTCGAGCTGCCGCTCGCCGCCCCGGTTCGCTAGCCGCGCCGAAGCGCGCCACGAAGTACTCGCACGTCCGGCGCATGCCGTCGGCGAACCCGACGGTCGGCCGGTAGCCGAGGAGCTGCTCGGCCTTCGTGATGTCGGCGAGCGTATGGCGCACGTCGCCGGGACGCGAGGGCACGTGCTCGCGCACCAGGGGCCGCCCGAGGAAGTCGCCGATCGCCTCGGCGATGGCGATGAGCGAGTGGCGCGTGCCGCAGGCGACGTTGAACACCTCGCCCGACACACCGGGCGTCTCCATCGCGCGCAGGTTCCCCTGCACGACGTTGTCGATGTAGGTGAAGTCGCGCGACTGCTCGCCGTCCCCGTGCACCTCGAGCGCGCGGCCCTGGAGAGCGAGCTCCAGGAAGCGCGGGATCACCGCCGAGTACTTCGACTCGGGATTCTGCCGCGGCCCGAAGACGTTGAAGTATCGGAGGCTGACGGTCTCGAGGCCGTACAGACGCGCGAACGTCTGGCAGTAGTGCTCGGCGGCGAGCTTGGACACCGCGTAGGGCGAGATGGGATGCGCCGCCTGCGTCTCGACCTTGGGGAGCCCGGGGTCGTCGCCGTATACCGACGACGACGAGGCATAGACGACGCGCCGCACGTTCGCGGCCCGGCAGGCCATCAGGAGGACGAGCGTGCCCGTGACGTTGACGTCGTTCGAGCTCAGCGGGTCGTCCACCGACCGCGGCACCGAGCGCAGCGCGGCCTGATGAAAGACGCCGTCGGCCCCGGTGACCGCGCGCCGCACCGCCTGCGGGTCGCGCAGGTCGCCCTCGATCAGCTCGACGTCGCCGAGCGTCTCGACGTTCTCGCGCCGGCCGGTCGAGAAGTTGTCGAGGATGCGGACCCGGTCGCCGCGGCGCCGGAGCGCCTCGGCGATGTTCGAACCGATGAAGCCGGCTCCGCCGGTCACCACGTAGGTCTTTCCCTGGCTCACCCTGAGGACTCTACGTAGCGGGGCCCCGAGTCGCAAGCCAAGGCGGGGACGCTGCTGTGCGGCTTGCGGGGCCCTCGGGCCGATGTTAGCACGTCCCGTCCATCCGACGGGGCACGCAGAGGGGCGTACGGGCGCTCGCCCAGGCACTGCTGGTGCTGGCGTTGGCGCGCACCACCCACGCCGCCCCGGCGCGGCTCGCCGTGCCGCTCGCCCTCGAAGAGGCCGCGGGCGTGGCCCGCCAGGCGTGGCCCGCGGCCGCCAGCGTGCCCATGCCGCGGGGGCGCCTGCGCGACCCGGACGTCTGGATCGCAGCGCCGGGAGGCCGTGCCACGCTCGCGCAGGCGCGCGCCCTCGAGCGCTGGCCCGACGGCTCGATCCGCTGGCTGCTCGTCGACTTCCTGGCCGACGTCGCGGCCGGTGGGCAGGCGACCTACACGCTGCACGACGGGCCGCCCCCAAATACGCCCGGCGGCGGCATCCGCCGGGAAGCGCGCGCGGAGA is a window from the Deltaproteobacteria bacterium genome containing:
- a CDS encoding HAMP domain-containing histidine kinase, which gives rise to MKQQKSVGAPVLAAPHAPPLDVLRLEQFLDLQQTLLAVAGDADALPERLVHAVAVFLGVEGTAVGIVEDGRYRLLATHGLDPAYRARFDGLAAHDEAVGAALAESRPVVLPAAGDTDPGPTLLLPFGTLAPPGDPSGALAGALHVIPPAAGLPDEDVNLAQAIAVLAGVALANARQAGRLARIARLKGDALSTMAHDLRAPLNALIGYTSLLGEGAFGALTEEQREVAATLERQAIELVDLLGATLDVARLETGRLPLRIETFGLPDVLAALGAGTFARASQDGLIVWRAAPDLPPLRSDRVKVKEIVQNLVDNALKYHAGRGVEVDVGLAPDAGRVRITVRDRGPGIAAEVLPRLFEPFSPGDGRSTGFGLYIVRCLAEALGGRVAARSEPGEGTAVTVELPLAAPVR
- a CDS encoding SDR family oxidoreductase — protein: MSQGKTYVVTGGAGFIGSNIAEALRRRGDRVRILDNFSTGRRENVETLGDVELIEGDLRDPQAVRRAVTGADGVFHQAALRSVPRSVDDPLSSNDVNVTGTLVLLMACRAANVRRVVYASSSSVYGDDPGLPKVETQAAHPISPYAVSKLAAEHYCQTFARLYGLETVSLRYFNVFGPRQNPESKYSAVIPRFLELALQGRALEVHGDGEQSRDFTYIDNVVQGNLRAMETPGVSGEVFNVACGTRHSLIAIAEAIGDFLGRPLVREHVPSRPGDVRHTLADITKAEQLLGYRPTVGFADGMRRTCEYFVARFGAASEPGRRAAARP